The following nucleotide sequence is from Phormidium ambiguum IAM M-71.
TCCGGTAGAACAGCCAATATCAATAATTTTAGTTCCGGGTTGGTAGTAAGCTCTTGCCCAATGAGCAGCACAAGCTAAAACTTCTCGATATAAAGGAACCGATCGAGAAATCATGTTATCAAAAACATTGACTACATCTTCATTAAAAACAAAAGGTTTAGGCCAATGGCCTTTTTCAAAAAGTTCGTCTTTTTCAGGACTAAGATAAAGTTCAGTAGGATAAATTTTTGGCTCAATGTTGTCTTTCATTCAACTAAGGATTAGAGATATTATGGCAAACTGGTTTCGGTTGACATTGCTGGCAACTTCAATCCTGAACTTGGCGGGAGCAGTTGTATTTGCGCTACCAATTTATAATCAAGGAGTCCCTTCCGACTTGCCTCAGAATGTTCATCCTTTGTATCTTTCGATCGTATCGTCTTGGATTTTGATTTTTGGTATAGCATACTTTTGGATGGCAATTACAGCAAAGCCTGAACGTCTTTTTATCGCAGTAGCAGCAGCAGGTAAATTAACAATTGGATTTTTCTTTTTCTGGTTCTGGATTAAGGGTGATGTACCATTAACAATTTTATTGGCTGGAATTGGCGATATTTTGTTTGCGATCGCTTTTATTTACTGGTTATTTCAAACAAAATAATAGAAAAAAATGGTAAATCTTGCTGAGAAATTGTCTTAATTTTTAAGTAGACCTAACTTCTGAGTCTAAGGGAAAAGCTAACCACAACCAAAGATATAAAGGTGCGCCAAATCCGGGGGTAACAACTGCTAAAATTACGGTGACAATTCGTACTGCTAAAAGTGGTAAATTGGTTTTTTGTGCGATCGCAGCACAGATTCCTGCTATTACTTTATGACGACGACTCCGATAAAAAATAGCAAAAGGTGCTTTATTTGTTGGTTCTCTTTGCCGCAATTTAACAATTTTGATTACTAATGAAATCACAATACCAATAATACCTAAGATTCCCGAAGGGATTGTAATAAATGCCAACCAATGAGCAAAAATCATTATGGTAATTGTTTCGCTCAAATAAGGATTTCCCGGACATCTATAGGCACTCATATCTGGTACACAGCCATAGCGTTCTGCCATAGCGGTTCCACCCAAAGCTATTAATATTGGTAAAGCTCCATATAAAATACAAATAACCAGCAAAACTAATTGCCAAGGAATTGATAAAGAACGACGAATTGCGATCGCTGCTAGCGCAGGCCCAAAAAACAGCAATACCCAAATCAAAGAAAGAACAAAAATTTCACCCATTACTAGTTTTTAATGTAACTTATAATAGTTTAGTTTATTATTTTCTTTTTCCCTGTTTTCCATGCCAAAGAAATGTTTGAATATTTCCAGCTAAATTTTGTAACAATTGATTGTCAGTACTGGGAATAGGTGTTAAATAAAATATTTCACCTGATAATAACTTCAGCGTTAATCTGTAAAACTGAATACCAAAGATTTTAAATGCTTCAACTTCAACTAAAGAAATTTTGCTAATAGGAAAATGACTATACTGAATTCCTAGCCATCCTTTTTGTTTAAAAATAACTCTATTGTCTAACTTATTAAAGAAACAAGTTTTTTCTGGGCTACCAAACATCATTAAGTTAGCACAAATAATGCAAAAAAATCCAAACCAATCAACCGGAGGTGTAGAAGATATAAAAATTAGCAGTCCAATTGTGGCAGTAAAAAGGCTCAACCCCCAAATAGCAATTGGACGTTCCCGCAGAGTTAGTGAAGTAAAAGTTCGCTGAATTACTCGCATATTCTAAGTATCTGTAGAAGCGCTGTTAATATAAACTATCCCAAGTAGTAAGACTAAATGCAGGCTGATTACATCCTTTTTTTTGAACCACGAAGACGCGAAGAACGCGAAAAAAGAAGAAGTGAAAGAAGATAAAAAATCGGGTAGCTAGCCCGGATTTAAATTAGCTTTTTAGACAGCACAAATGGAATACAGGAGAGTTAGCGACTACCCAAAAATTTAGTTACAAGTGTTGACCAATCCGGCGGCTGACTTATATCAGTTAATGCCAAATCTTTCAAAAATTCCTTAGCTTGTTGATGGTACGTTCTAAACTTCGACCTTAGAAGCTCTTCTTGTTCTAGTTCAGCACCACTAGACAGTATATGGTTAACAGTTGCCAATAGTGCTAGCGTAATAATAACTGCTACACCAGCAGCAGCTACATCAACAATTCCTGTTGGTGGCAGAAATGACTTAACAAATAAAAATAGGCTAGAACCAGCGGTTTGAGCTAAAAATGTTGGCAAAATAGCGATAGCTGTTTTAGGAGAGAGAATTTTACCAGTGTATAAATAATATAACGATGCTATTGCAACTCCTTGTGTTGCTGTTATCAAGACTGCACTACCAGGAATAAATGCTTCACCTGCTACTACTGCCAAAGCTGTTGCAATAATGGCGATCGCATAAGATTGCTTCTCAGCCATGTGCCTTTTTAGCAGCAGGTCTTTTCCCTTTTTTTCCAGAAAATCCTCAATATCCTGACGCAGTTGGAAAACTCCCCTAATATCCATTTTTGGCTCACGGCTTTGCGGATCATAACCTTTAGCGCAAGTTGGATAAATTTTTTCTATGCCT
It contains:
- a CDS encoding PspC domain-containing protein produces the protein MGEIFVLSLIWVLLFFGPALAAIAIRRSLSIPWQLVLLVICILYGALPILIALGGTAMAERYGCVPDMSAYRCPGNPYLSETITIMIFAHWLAFITIPSGILGIIGIVISLVIKIVKLRQREPTNKAPFAIFYRSRRHKVIAGICAAIAQKTNLPLLAVRIVTVILAVVTPGFGAPLYLWLWLAFPLDSEVRST
- a CDS encoding dynamin family protein; translation: MKQGVSSMGNSAYDGFDEKDFFDKVKAKFVEKAPNLSQSLNIAVIGKVSSGKSSLINALLKLSRKQAMKMTEVGARSGVQTDLVILKLDEKVYLIDSPGLDDVRAENSEVTKNFLKHIDVGIFVVTGSSDASQKKNLDDLRQHCDSIFVVLNKIDQWDDLRPKAIEEVIEQWKKSLGIEKIYPTCAKGYDPQSREPKMDIRGVFQLRQDIEDFLEKKGKDLLLKRHMAEKQSYAIAIIATALAVVAGEAFIPGSAVLITATQGVAIASLYYLYTGKILSPKTAIAILPTFLAQTAGSSLFLFVKSFLPPTGIVDVAAAGVAVIITLALLATVNHILSSGAELEQEELLRSKFRTYHQQAKEFLKDLALTDISQPPDWSTLVTKFLGSR